A genomic region of Bombus terrestris chromosome 12, iyBomTerr1.2, whole genome shotgun sequence contains the following coding sequences:
- the LOC100650052 gene encoding kanadaptin: MIKTMETTSHNLMPNIHFNNDERNIEAELNNEEILPTTKITNSSDTSENSIELAASTKEYSTNDLSKGLSDVDNIATFKKPTVLIGPKRSCPISKSSERDIKSQKHSQDQPIPYVEPSWGGKPEGNYTMEVLKSGMIIETISLNEQHFYLVGRLPLCHLSLVHPTISRYHAVLQYRSEQDKENDKGFYVYDLGSTHGTFWNGNRIKPNVYVRIHGGHMLRFGCSQRKYILQAPPGDQEEESPYSLTELKVMRASQLEKRCMEDKGKASIEEKESEGIDWGMGEDADEETDLQENPYASITDDDLVLEDPKKTLRGWFEREGYDLHYQTEEKGFGQFLCWVDLPTEDIVGHSTRAEALVKGKKKEAVVQCALEACKILDKYGLLRQANHEARKRKTRNWEAEDYYDSDEDNFLDRTGSIERKREQRMRLAGKLEEKAETYDSLLEKHKEVTKRISQLSTSIENWQSASSAKNDTTEEDALDAFMSSLSSFALTKSDIAKMKLELQNLRKEEASLIKLLNLTQPANLPALSYHDTMDQDISQAKAVVHPMQNAPVERKKIYNSLLCGKKVKQIKQCVTTNTESLESNANSDTAIEATAVEEVDSDDDDESISNPSHDSLCKENFKLQLSNTTIKNESSEKHEEQQKHNTQMTKKHRREQRKMYCDQDIHADNYSMWIPPSDQAGDGKTSLNEKYGY; encoded by the exons ATGATAAAAACTATGGAAACTACGTCACACAACCTTATGCCCAACATTCATTTCAACAATgatgaaagaaatatagaagCTGAACTAAACAATGAAGAAATACTGCCCACTACTAAAATCACTAATTCTTCCGATACATCGGAAAATAGCATAGAGCTTGCAGCTTCGACAAAAGAATATTCAACAAATGACTTGTCTAAAGGTCTCAGTGATGTTGATAATATTGCAACTTTCAAGAAACCGACTGTATTAATTGGTCCAAAACGTTCTTGTCCGATATCCAAAAGCTCAGAGCGTGATATAAAGTCTCAAAAACATTCGCAAGATCAACCGATCCCGTATGTAGAACCATCTTGGGGAGGAAAGCCGGAAGGGAATTATACGATGGAAGTACTCAAGTCTGGAATGATCATCGAGACAATTTCACTCAACGAACAACATTTCTATCTTGTTGGGCGTTTACCTTTGTGCCATTTATCTCTTGTTCATCCTACTATTTCAAGATATCATGCAGTTTTACAATACAGATCTGAACAAGACAAAGAAAACGATAAAGGTTTCTATGTATATGATCTAGGAAGTACTCATGGTACTTTTTGGAATGGGAACCGCATAAAGCCTAATGTTTACGTAAGGATACACGGAGGTCATATGCTCAGATTTGGTTGCAGCCAGAGAAAGTACATTTTACAAGCTCCACCGGGAGATCAAGAAGAAGAATCTCCGTATAGCTTAACAGAGTTAAAG gTAATGAGAGCGTCCCAGTTGGAAAAACGGTGCATGGAAGACAAAGGTAAAGCATCcatcgaagaaaaggaaagcgaAGGCATTGATTGGGGAATGGGAGAAGATGCAGACGAAGAAACAGATCTTCAAGAAAATCCTTATGCTTCTATTACGGATGACGATTTAGTTTTAGAAGATCCCAAGAAAACTCTTAGAGGATGGTTCGAAAGAGAAGGATATGACCTCCATTATCAAACAGAAGAAAAGGGATTTGGACAATTTTTGTGTTGGGTAGA TCTCCCCACTGAAGATATCGTCGGACATTCGACGAGAGCAGAAGCCCTTGTAAaaggtaaaaagaaagaagcagtTGTACAATGCGCGTTGGAAGCTTGCaaaattttagataaatatgGATTATTAAGGCAAGCAAATCACG aagcaagaaaaaggaaaacgaggaATTGGGAAGCAGAAGATTATTATGACTCGGACGAAGACAATTTTTTGGATAGAACAGGCTCTATAGAAAGGAAGCGTGAACAGAGAATGAGATTAGCTGGAAAATTGGAAGAAAAAGCAGAAACGTATGATTCCTTG CTCGAAAAACATAAGGAAGTTACAAAACGAATATCACAGTTATCAACTTCGATTGAAAATTGGCAGAGTGCGAGTAGTGCGAAGAATGATACGACCGAAGAAGATGCGTTAGACGCTTTTATGTCAAGTCTAAGTTCGTTTGCTTTAACTAAAAGTGACATTGCTAAGATGAAGTTGGAATTACAAAATCTTCGAAAAGAAGAGGCAAGTTTGATTAAACTGTTAAATTTGACACAGCCTGCAAATTTACCAGCTCTTTCTTACCACGATACTATGGACCAAGATATTAGTCAGGCTAAAGCAGTCGTGCATCCTATGCAAAATGCACCagtagaacgaaagaaaatttataactCCTTACTTTGCGGCAAAAAG GTGAAACAAATAAAGCAGTGTGTAACTACCAATACTGAATCACTTGAATCAAATGCAAATTCCGACACTGCGATAGAGGCAACAGCTGTAGAAGAAGTGGATAGTGACGACGATGATGAATCAATTTCAAATCCATCCCATGATTCATTATGTAAGgaaaattttaaattgcaaCTCTCTAATACCACTATTAAAAACGAATCTTCCGAGAAACACGAGGAGCAACAAAAGCATAACACTCAAATGACGAAAAAACATCGACGGGAACAAAGAAAAATGTACTGCGATCAAGACATACATGCAGATAATTATTCCATGTGGATTCCGCCATCGGATCAAGCAGGTGATGGAAAGACAAGTCTTAACGAGAAATATGGTTATTAA
- the LOC100647817 gene encoding choline/ethanolamine kinase isoform X1, with protein sequence MQDLSTLQIFRVTTIDKMGLGNKMSEENPEMREMAARICRDYLHGVWKHVTAENMTLKRISGGLSNWLYNVQLPDGAVPIRGEPRQVLLRLYGQIHGERALEGLITESVIFTLLSERRLGPKLHGIFPGGRIEEYIPARPLLTDELADPILSCMIAEKMAQIHSMQVPISKEPTWLWDTMTKWLDTTTDILENIEDVDVRHLKNVNAIRAIDLDHEIKWFRSLATRHKYPVVFCHNDMQEGNILLRQNTRKPELVLIDFEYCSYNYRAFDIANHFVEWQYDYTAAEYPFFHERAASGPTKEQKVNIGVFHLSKHLQRKNHGKIVAFSYPSFRRSTCLAPSWRRTNELHTYKIPPGIPVTVTPRLLHDPILPHRSIHFLIDYIYVHISIAIPWNCVHLNDDTYILNAFQKTNRNREMYSFEILRRL encoded by the exons ATGCAAGATTTATCGACGCTGCAAATTTTTCGAGTAACAACAATTGATAAGATGGGTCTGGGAAACAAG ATGTCCGAAGAGAATCCAGAGATGCGGGAAATGGCAGCGCGCATATGCCGCGATTACCTACACGGAGTTTGGAAACACGTTACCGCGGAGAACATGACATTGAAACGTATCAG CGGCGGGTTAAGCAATTGGTTGTACAATGTCCAGTTACCCGATGGAGCTGTTCCGATTCGAGGCGAACCACGGCAAGTCTTATTGCGACTGTACGGTCAGATACACGGGGAAAGAGCTTTGGAAGGGCTGATCACCGAATCGGTCATATTCACGTTACTGTCAGAAAGACGACTCGGACCCAAGTTACACGGTATATTTCCCGGTGGTCGAATAGAAGAATACATACCGGCGAGACCGTTGCTTACCGATGAATTGGCGGATCCGATTTTAAGCTGTATGATTGCCGAAAAAATGGCCCAGATACATAGTATGCAGGTTCCGATAAGCAAAGAACCAACTTGGCTTTGGGATACTATGACAAAATGGTTGGACACGACCACCGacatattagaaaatattgagGACGTCGATGTTCGACATTTGAAAAACGTCAACGCGATACGAGCGATCGACCTAGATCACGAGATCAAGTGGTTCAG ATCTCTCGCAACCCGGCATAAATATCCAGTTGTTTTTTGTCACAACGATATGCAAGAGGGTAATATATTGCTACGGCAAAATACACGGAAACCAGAACTAGTTCTTATCGACTTTGAATATTGCTCTTATAATTATCGAGCATTCGACATAGCAAATCATTTCGTGGAATGGCAGTACGATTATACAGCAGCGGAATATCCTTTCTTTCATGAACGCGCAGCATCTGGTCCTACAAAAGAGCAAAAGGTAAATATTGGAGTATTTCATCTTTCGAAACATTTACAAAGAAAGAATCATGGTAAGATCGTCGCGTTTTCTTATCCTTCGTTCCGTCGTTCAACTTGTCTTGCGCCCTCATGGAGACGAACAAACGAATTACATACATACAAAATCCCCCCAGGGATCCCCGTTACCGTAACCCCGCGCTTGTTACATGATCCAATTTTACCCCATCGgtcgatacattttttaatcgattacatatacgtacatatatcgaTAGCGATACCTTGGAACTGCGTCCATTTGAACGATGACACATACATACTTAACGCATTTCAAAAAACAAACAGAAACAGAGAAATGTATTCATTCGAAATTCTACGTCGGCTTTGA
- the LOC105666332 gene encoding uncharacterized protein LOC105666332 isoform X2 encodes MDYFVGEIFEIPYFKTVWSTIASVGWYIIGITICIWWASPYILEKYANWKLKKNEQEYAAKYHKNPDLLRERLSGLEASRQKMQEEYYQKCMLAEQERIEKGNAKGIPKLILDNNVIGDRLGKKNNDSPPFTEKKHKSIREEYNPLMGDGSRGYRPPKRTCCGKGSCG; translated from the exons ATGGATTATTTCGTtggagaaatatttgaaattccttATTTTAAAACAG TATGGAGTACTATCGCATCCGTTGGATGGTATATAATTGGAATTACAATCTGCATTTGGTGGGCATCTCCGtatattttggaaaaatatgCGAATTGGAAGTTGAAAAAGAATGAACAGGAATATGCAGCAAAATATCATAAGA ATCCAGATCTATTGCGAGAAAGACTCTCAGGTTTAGAAGCTTCACGACAAAAAATGCAAGAAGAATATTATCAGAAATGTATGTTAGCAGAACAGGAAAGGATAGAG AAAGGAAATGCAAAAGGAATACCAAAATTAATCTTAGACAATAATGTCATAGGCGATAGACTAGGAAAGAAGAACAACGATTCACCACCTTTTACAGAGAAGAAACACAAATCTATAAGAGAGG AATACAATCCATTAATGGGCGATGGTTCTAGAGGATATCGACCCCCTAAGCGCACTTGTTGCGGAAAGGGTAGTTGCGGATAA
- the LOC100647817 gene encoding choline/ethanolamine kinase isoform X2 — protein MSEENPEMREMAARICRDYLHGVWKHVTAENMTLKRISGGLSNWLYNVQLPDGAVPIRGEPRQVLLRLYGQIHGERALEGLITESVIFTLLSERRLGPKLHGIFPGGRIEEYIPARPLLTDELADPILSCMIAEKMAQIHSMQVPISKEPTWLWDTMTKWLDTTTDILENIEDVDVRHLKNVNAIRAIDLDHEIKWFRSLATRHKYPVVFCHNDMQEGNILLRQNTRKPELVLIDFEYCSYNYRAFDIANHFVEWQYDYTAAEYPFFHERAASGPTKEQKVNIGVFHLSKHLQRKNHGKIVAFSYPSFRRSTCLAPSWRRTNELHTYKIPPGIPVTVTPRLLHDPILPHRSIHFLIDYIYVHISIAIPWNCVHLNDDTYILNAFQKTNRNREMYSFEILRRL, from the exons ATGTCCGAAGAGAATCCAGAGATGCGGGAAATGGCAGCGCGCATATGCCGCGATTACCTACACGGAGTTTGGAAACACGTTACCGCGGAGAACATGACATTGAAACGTATCAG CGGCGGGTTAAGCAATTGGTTGTACAATGTCCAGTTACCCGATGGAGCTGTTCCGATTCGAGGCGAACCACGGCAAGTCTTATTGCGACTGTACGGTCAGATACACGGGGAAAGAGCTTTGGAAGGGCTGATCACCGAATCGGTCATATTCACGTTACTGTCAGAAAGACGACTCGGACCCAAGTTACACGGTATATTTCCCGGTGGTCGAATAGAAGAATACATACCGGCGAGACCGTTGCTTACCGATGAATTGGCGGATCCGATTTTAAGCTGTATGATTGCCGAAAAAATGGCCCAGATACATAGTATGCAGGTTCCGATAAGCAAAGAACCAACTTGGCTTTGGGATACTATGACAAAATGGTTGGACACGACCACCGacatattagaaaatattgagGACGTCGATGTTCGACATTTGAAAAACGTCAACGCGATACGAGCGATCGACCTAGATCACGAGATCAAGTGGTTCAG ATCTCTCGCAACCCGGCATAAATATCCAGTTGTTTTTTGTCACAACGATATGCAAGAGGGTAATATATTGCTACGGCAAAATACACGGAAACCAGAACTAGTTCTTATCGACTTTGAATATTGCTCTTATAATTATCGAGCATTCGACATAGCAAATCATTTCGTGGAATGGCAGTACGATTATACAGCAGCGGAATATCCTTTCTTTCATGAACGCGCAGCATCTGGTCCTACAAAAGAGCAAAAGGTAAATATTGGAGTATTTCATCTTTCGAAACATTTACAAAGAAAGAATCATGGTAAGATCGTCGCGTTTTCTTATCCTTCGTTCCGTCGTTCAACTTGTCTTGCGCCCTCATGGAGACGAACAAACGAATTACATACATACAAAATCCCCCCAGGGATCCCCGTTACCGTAACCCCGCGCTTGTTACATGATCCAATTTTACCCCATCGgtcgatacattttttaatcgattacatatacgtacatatatcgaTAGCGATACCTTGGAACTGCGTCCATTTGAACGATGACACATACATACTTAACGCATTTCAAAAAACAAACAGAAACAGAGAAATGTATTCATTCGAAATTCTACGTCGGCTTTGA
- the LOC105666332 gene encoding uncharacterized protein LOC105666332 isoform X1, producing MDYFVGEIFEIPYFKTVWSTIASVGWYIIGITICIWWASPYILEKYANWKLKKNEQEYAAKYHKNPDLLRERLSGLEASRQKMQEEYYQKCMLAEQERIEQKGNAKGIPKLILDNNVIGDRLGKKNNDSPPFTEKKHKSIREEYNPLMGDGSRGYRPPKRTCCGKGSCG from the exons ATGGATTATTTCGTtggagaaatatttgaaattccttATTTTAAAACAG TATGGAGTACTATCGCATCCGTTGGATGGTATATAATTGGAATTACAATCTGCATTTGGTGGGCATCTCCGtatattttggaaaaatatgCGAATTGGAAGTTGAAAAAGAATGAACAGGAATATGCAGCAAAATATCATAAGA ATCCAGATCTATTGCGAGAAAGACTCTCAGGTTTAGAAGCTTCACGACAAAAAATGCAAGAAGAATATTATCAGAAATGTATGTTAGCAGAACAGGAAAGGATAGAG CAGAAAGGAAATGCAAAAGGAATACCAAAATTAATCTTAGACAATAATGTCATAGGCGATAGACTAGGAAAGAAGAACAACGATTCACCACCTTTTACAGAGAAGAAACACAAATCTATAAGAGAGG AATACAATCCATTAATGGGCGATGGTTCTAGAGGATATCGACCCCCTAAGCGCACTTGTTGCGGAAAGGGTAGTTGCGGATAA
- the LOC100647817 gene encoding choline/ethanolamine kinase isoform X3, with protein sequence MQDLSTLQIFRVTTIDKMGLGNKMSEENPEMREMAARICRDYLHGVWKHVTAENMTLKRISGGLSNWLYNVQLPDGAVPIRGEPRQVLLRLYGQIHGERALEGLITESVIFTLLSERRLGPKLHGIFPGGRIEEYIPARPLLTDELADPILSCMIAEKMAQIHSMQVPISKEPTWLWDTMTKWLDTTTDILENIEDVDVRHLKNVNAIRAIDLDHEIKWFRSLATRHKYPVVFCHNDMQEGNILLRQNTRKPELVLIDFEYCSYNYRAFDIANHFVEWQYDYTAAEYPFFHERAASGPTKEQKLNFIRSYLRTVGKEGSPEEERIMMEIKIFSLASHLFWGLWSIVNAKLSEIPFGYWDYAVSRLKNYQYLKEKIMASGGSPTIDNDDTAEKITVD encoded by the exons ATGCAAGATTTATCGACGCTGCAAATTTTTCGAGTAACAACAATTGATAAGATGGGTCTGGGAAACAAG ATGTCCGAAGAGAATCCAGAGATGCGGGAAATGGCAGCGCGCATATGCCGCGATTACCTACACGGAGTTTGGAAACACGTTACCGCGGAGAACATGACATTGAAACGTATCAG CGGCGGGTTAAGCAATTGGTTGTACAATGTCCAGTTACCCGATGGAGCTGTTCCGATTCGAGGCGAACCACGGCAAGTCTTATTGCGACTGTACGGTCAGATACACGGGGAAAGAGCTTTGGAAGGGCTGATCACCGAATCGGTCATATTCACGTTACTGTCAGAAAGACGACTCGGACCCAAGTTACACGGTATATTTCCCGGTGGTCGAATAGAAGAATACATACCGGCGAGACCGTTGCTTACCGATGAATTGGCGGATCCGATTTTAAGCTGTATGATTGCCGAAAAAATGGCCCAGATACATAGTATGCAGGTTCCGATAAGCAAAGAACCAACTTGGCTTTGGGATACTATGACAAAATGGTTGGACACGACCACCGacatattagaaaatattgagGACGTCGATGTTCGACATTTGAAAAACGTCAACGCGATACGAGCGATCGACCTAGATCACGAGATCAAGTGGTTCAG ATCTCTCGCAACCCGGCATAAATATCCAGTTGTTTTTTGTCACAACGATATGCAAGAGGGTAATATATTGCTACGGCAAAATACACGGAAACCAGAACTAGTTCTTATCGACTTTGAATATTGCTCTTATAATTATCGAGCATTCGACATAGCAAATCATTTCGTGGAATGGCAGTACGATTATACAGCAGCGGAATATCCTTTCTTTCATGAACGCGCAGCATCTGGTCCTACAAAAGAGCAAAAG CTCAACTTTATAAGAAGTTACTTAAGAACAGTCGGCAAAGAAGGATCACCGGAAGAGGAACGAATCATGATGGAAATCAAGATATTCTCTTTGGCTAGTCACTTATTTTGGGGTCTTTGGAGTATCGTCAACGCCAAATTATCAGAAATTCCATTTGGCTATTGG GATTATGCAGTTTCTAGATTAAAAAATTACCAGTATTTAAAAGAGAAGATTATGGCTTCTGGAGGATCGCCGACGATAGACAACGATGATACTGCTGAAAAAATAACCGTAGATTGA